A region of Silurus meridionalis isolate SWU-2019-XX chromosome 17, ASM1480568v1, whole genome shotgun sequence DNA encodes the following proteins:
- the gp1bb gene encoding LOW QUALITY PROTEIN: platelet glycoprotein Ib beta chain (The sequence of the model RefSeq protein was modified relative to this genomic sequence to represent the inferred CDS: substituted 1 base at 1 genomic stop codon): MKCVFITLLLLICVLGADVGEAEVVCPQSCFCTAGVVDCSGRGLTTTTMPSSFPLSTTEIQLHDNHLTALPPGLLDDLQALQLVTLHGNPWACDCAVLYLRGWLLKQKNDALIRNVSCAFPPDLQGRLVAYLSEEEVLNSCNYWLCNLALFSQISLFAFIVVQASLLAAVVYFLRRFSQLSIDAQRAAAESFHSXDHQQTTAPCVKS, translated from the exons atgaagtgtgtgtttattacccTACTGCTTCTCATCTGTGTGCTGGGAGCTGATGTTGGCGAAGCTGAGGTTGTATGTCCACAGAGCTGTTTCTGCACTGCTGGTGTAGTCGACTGTAGCGGTCGTGGACTCACCACGACCACAATGCCTTCATCTTTTCCATTGAGCACCACTGAGATTCAACTCCATGATAATCACCTCACAGCATTGCCCCCAGGACTGCTGGATGACCTGCAAGCGCTGCAGCTGGTCACGCTGCATGGGAACCCGTGGGCGTGTGATTGTGCTGTTCTCTATCTGAGGGGATGgctattaaaacagaaaaatgatGCTTTAATAAG AAATGTGAGCTGCGCTTTTCCTCCTGACCTGCAGGGGAGACTGGTGGCCTACCTATCGGAGGAGGAAGTGCTTAACTCCTGTAATTACTGGCTGTGTAATCTGGCCTTGTTCTCACAGATCAGCTTGTTTGCCTTTATAGTGGTGCAAGCAAGCCTCCTCGCTGCAGTGGTCTACTTTCTCCGACGTTTTAGTCAGCTGAGCATTGATGCCCAGCGAGCAGCTGCAGAAAGTTTTCATAGCTGAGACCATCAGCAAACAACAGCTCCCTGTGTGAAAAGCTGA
- the sept5a gene encoding septin 5a isoform X1 codes for MDAIMLQEKLVEKLLCARSRTTRQKDKQYVGFATLPNQVHRKSVKKGFDFTLMVAGESGLGKSTLVNSLFLTDLYKDRKLLNAEERINQTVEITKHTVDIEEKGVKLKLTIVDTPGFGDAVNNNECWKPITDYIDQQFEQYFRDESGLNRKNILDNRVHCCLYFIPPFGHGLRPVDVEFMKALHEKVNIIPLIAKADCLTPSEIKKLKDRVRDEIEHFGIKVYQFPECDSDEDEEFKQMDKELKECTPFAVIGSNTVVEARGQRVRGRLYPWGIVEVENQAHCDFVKLRNMLIRSHMHDLKDVTCDVHYENYRAQCIQEMTSKLAQDNRVDSPIPILPLPTPDAETERLIKMKDEELKRMQEMLQKMQQQMHEKDQ; via the exons ATGGATGCCATTATGCTACAGGAGAAGCTGGTGGAGAAATTGCTGTGTGCCCGAAGCAGGACTACTCGCcagaag GATAAGCAGTATGTCGGCTTTGCGACGCTCCCTAACCAGGTCCACAGGAAGTCTGTAAAGAAAGGCTTTGATTTTACACTCATGGTAGCAG gtgaaTCTGGCTTGGGCAAGTCTACTCTAGTAAACAGCCTTTTCCTCACAGACCTCTACAAGGACAGAAAACTACTAAATGCAGAAG AGCGTATTAATCAGACAGTGGAGATCACCAAACACACTGTTGATATTGAGGAGaagggtgtcaaactcaaactCACGATTGTAGACACACCGGGGTTTGGAGATGCTGTTAACAATAATGAGTG tTGGAAGCCCATCACCGACTACATTGATCAGCAGTTCGAGCAATATTTCAGGGATGAAAGTGGACTCAACAGAAAGAACATATTGGATAATCGAGTCCACTGCTGCCTTTATTTCATACCGCCATTTGGACATGG tttaaGGCCAGTGGATGTGGAGTTCATGAAAGCACTGCATGAGAAGGTGAACATTATTCCTCTTATTGCCAAAGCGGACTGTCTCACTCCAAGTGAGATAAAGAAGCTAAAAGACCGG GTACGAGATGAGATCGAGCACTTTGGAATTAAAGTGTACCAGTTTCCCGAGTGTGACtctgatgaggatgaggagttTAAACAGATGGACAAGGAGCTGAAG GAGTGCACTCCCTTTGCTGTTATTGGTAGTAACACAGTGGTCGAAGCAAGAGGTCAAAGAGTGCGAGGTCGCCTTTACCCTTGGGGTATTGTCgaag TGGAGAACCAGGCCCACTGTGACTTTGTGAAGTTGAGGAACATGCTGATTCGCTCTCACATGCACGACCTGAAAGATGTTACTTGTGATGTACACTACGAGAACTACAGAGCCCAGTGTATACAGGAGATGACCag taaacTTGCACAGGACAACCGCGTGGACAGTCCTATTCCTATTCTGCCATTGCCCACTCCGGACGCGGAAACAGAGCGACTTATCAAGATGAAGGATGAAGAG ctaaAAAGAATGCAGGAGATGCTGCAGAAGATGCAACAGCAGATGCACGAAAAAGACCAGTGA
- the sept5a gene encoding septin 5a isoform X2: MTANMRYRSRFLKSEDSEDKQYVGFATLPNQVHRKSVKKGFDFTLMVAGESGLGKSTLVNSLFLTDLYKDRKLLNAEERINQTVEITKHTVDIEEKGVKLKLTIVDTPGFGDAVNNNECWKPITDYIDQQFEQYFRDESGLNRKNILDNRVHCCLYFIPPFGHGLRPVDVEFMKALHEKVNIIPLIAKADCLTPSEIKKLKDRVRDEIEHFGIKVYQFPECDSDEDEEFKQMDKELKECTPFAVIGSNTVVEARGQRVRGRLYPWGIVEVENQAHCDFVKLRNMLIRSHMHDLKDVTCDVHYENYRAQCIQEMTSKLAQDNRVDSPIPILPLPTPDAETERLIKMKDEELKRMQEMLQKMQQQMHEKDQ; the protein is encoded by the exons atgACAGCGAACATGCGGTACAGGAGCCGGTTTCTTAAAAGCG AGGATAGCGAG GATAAGCAGTATGTCGGCTTTGCGACGCTCCCTAACCAGGTCCACAGGAAGTCTGTAAAGAAAGGCTTTGATTTTACACTCATGGTAGCAG gtgaaTCTGGCTTGGGCAAGTCTACTCTAGTAAACAGCCTTTTCCTCACAGACCTCTACAAGGACAGAAAACTACTAAATGCAGAAG AGCGTATTAATCAGACAGTGGAGATCACCAAACACACTGTTGATATTGAGGAGaagggtgtcaaactcaaactCACGATTGTAGACACACCGGGGTTTGGAGATGCTGTTAACAATAATGAGTG tTGGAAGCCCATCACCGACTACATTGATCAGCAGTTCGAGCAATATTTCAGGGATGAAAGTGGACTCAACAGAAAGAACATATTGGATAATCGAGTCCACTGCTGCCTTTATTTCATACCGCCATTTGGACATGG tttaaGGCCAGTGGATGTGGAGTTCATGAAAGCACTGCATGAGAAGGTGAACATTATTCCTCTTATTGCCAAAGCGGACTGTCTCACTCCAAGTGAGATAAAGAAGCTAAAAGACCGG GTACGAGATGAGATCGAGCACTTTGGAATTAAAGTGTACCAGTTTCCCGAGTGTGACtctgatgaggatgaggagttTAAACAGATGGACAAGGAGCTGAAG GAGTGCACTCCCTTTGCTGTTATTGGTAGTAACACAGTGGTCGAAGCAAGAGGTCAAAGAGTGCGAGGTCGCCTTTACCCTTGGGGTATTGTCgaag TGGAGAACCAGGCCCACTGTGACTTTGTGAAGTTGAGGAACATGCTGATTCGCTCTCACATGCACGACCTGAAAGATGTTACTTGTGATGTACACTACGAGAACTACAGAGCCCAGTGTATACAGGAGATGACCag taaacTTGCACAGGACAACCGCGTGGACAGTCCTATTCCTATTCTGCCATTGCCCACTCCGGACGCGGAAACAGAGCGACTTATCAAGATGAAGGATGAAGAG ctaaAAAGAATGCAGGAGATGCTGCAGAAGATGCAACAGCAGATGCACGAAAAAGACCAGTGA